Proteins from one Vibrio pomeroyi genomic window:
- the gltS gene encoding sodium/glutamate symporter: MNQLISIGPLESFLIAISVLFLGHFVNAKLPVLKKYNIPEPIVGGLIVAFAITALHFNGVDLEFSLPLQNTFMLMFFATVGLAANYTQLIKGGAKVFLFLGVASVYIIIQNGVGVTLATALGLEPLMGLIAGSITLSGGHGTGAAWSQTFADTFGIANTLEIAMASATFGLIIGGIIGSPVAQKLIDKNNLESEYGTGTQTHERFPELVTYNEYEEDKVTAKKVIEVLFILLICITGARYLEQWVATFEISWLMIPDFVYALFIGVFITNVFEVTKLHKTDSETVDILGTVSLSLFLAMALMSLKLWNIFDLAIPFLVILAVQAVVLGIFSYFVTFKVMGSNYDAAVMAGGHCGFGLGATPTAVMNMGSLVNRFGPSPQAFMVVPIVGAFFIDIVNLIILQGYISFIG; the protein is encoded by the coding sequence ATGAATCAATTAATTTCAATAGGGCCACTAGAATCCTTCCTAATCGCGATTAGTGTTTTGTTTCTAGGGCATTTTGTAAATGCAAAGCTACCGGTTCTCAAAAAGTACAACATTCCAGAGCCCATCGTCGGCGGCTTGATCGTCGCTTTTGCTATTACAGCCCTACATTTTAACGGCGTTGATCTTGAGTTCTCCTTGCCTTTACAGAACACATTCATGTTGATGTTCTTTGCAACGGTTGGCCTTGCTGCTAACTACACCCAGCTTATAAAGGGTGGCGCAAAGGTGTTCTTGTTCTTAGGTGTCGCTTCGGTTTACATCATTATTCAAAATGGTGTGGGCGTGACACTGGCAACCGCCCTTGGTCTTGAACCTTTAATGGGTTTGATAGCGGGTTCTATCACGTTATCTGGCGGTCACGGTACTGGTGCGGCTTGGTCTCAAACCTTCGCAGACACGTTTGGCATTGCTAACACCTTAGAAATCGCGATGGCTTCTGCCACCTTCGGTTTGATTATTGGCGGTATCATCGGCAGCCCTGTAGCGCAAAAGCTGATTGATAAGAACAATCTTGAATCTGAATACGGCACAGGTACGCAAACGCACGAACGCTTCCCTGAACTGGTTACCTATAACGAGTATGAAGAAGACAAAGTGACGGCGAAGAAGGTGATTGAAGTATTGTTCATTCTTCTTATCTGTATCACGGGTGCGAGATATCTAGAGCAATGGGTAGCAACCTTTGAAATTTCTTGGTTGATGATTCCTGACTTCGTTTACGCGTTGTTTATTGGTGTGTTCATCACTAACGTTTTTGAAGTGACTAAGCTGCATAAAACCGACAGCGAAACGGTTGATATTCTGGGTACTGTGTCATTGTCACTGTTCCTAGCTATGGCGCTAATGAGCTTGAAACTGTGGAATATCTTTGACCTTGCGATTCCATTCTTGGTTATCCTTGCTGTTCAGGCTGTTGTGTTGGGTATCTTCTCTTACTTTGTGACGTTCAAAGTGATGGGTTCGAACTACGACGCTGCGGTTATGGCGGGTGGTCACTGTGGTTTCGGCCTAGGTGCAACACCAACAGCGGTAATGAACATGGGCTCTTTGGTGAACCGTTTCGGTCCGTCACCACAAGCCTTCATGGTTGTGCCAATCGTTGGTGCCTTCTTTATCGATATTGTTAACCTGATTATCCTACAAGGTTACATCTCGTTTATCGGTTAA
- the norW gene encoding NADH:flavorubredoxin reductase NorW produces the protein MPNIVIVGGGFAALQTIKMIRKLDQNIAITMITADAGVEYSKPNLSHAFSQAQTPETLAIHSAKQLAEQYNVVIKTKALVSEIDTKQQCVHVNSETIHYSKLVLATGATPFIPPAKGLKRSATITLNSLEEFEKHKTQVDDAQRVTVMGGGLIGVELAFDLQTAGKDVTIIEPASYLLNNLVPPFVSLELERELRKAGVTVETDSAVCRATYLTDGVRLQTTSSRLIRTDIVIAAAGLRPNTQLATQAGIDVNRGIVVDEAMRTSAENVYAIGDCAEIEGRVMAYLQPAILSANVLAKQLSIDKDKIMAGEGKFSLPHIITKVKTPSYPIQLAGRDIKTAQSWETRFDPKGIIAKGFNEDDQLVGFIVTGEHTKAAFPLLKELQASSPA, from the coding sequence ATGCCGAACATTGTTATTGTGGGCGGCGGTTTCGCTGCCCTACAAACCATCAAGATGATTCGTAAGCTCGACCAAAATATTGCGATCACTATGATCACCGCTGATGCGGGCGTTGAGTACAGTAAGCCAAATCTTTCGCATGCGTTCAGTCAGGCACAAACGCCTGAAACACTGGCAATACATAGTGCGAAACAGTTGGCTGAACAGTACAACGTTGTTATCAAGACCAAAGCGCTGGTGAGCGAGATAGACACTAAGCAGCAATGTGTTCATGTAAATAGCGAAACCATCCATTATTCGAAGTTGGTATTGGCAACAGGCGCGACGCCCTTCATACCACCAGCGAAAGGGCTAAAACGCAGCGCGACTATTACTCTTAATAGCTTGGAAGAGTTCGAGAAACACAAAACGCAGGTCGACGATGCACAGCGAGTCACTGTGATGGGCGGCGGTTTGATCGGGGTCGAGCTCGCCTTCGATCTTCAAACCGCAGGTAAAGATGTCACTATCATCGAACCCGCGAGTTACTTACTCAATAACTTAGTGCCACCTTTCGTGTCCCTAGAGTTGGAAAGAGAGTTAAGAAAAGCAGGCGTCACCGTTGAAACCGATTCTGCGGTGTGTCGAGCAACTTATCTAACTGATGGGGTAAGATTGCAAACCACTTCTTCTCGCTTGATACGAACCGACATCGTGATTGCAGCAGCAGGACTAAGGCCAAACACGCAGTTAGCGACACAAGCAGGCATCGACGTAAACAGAGGGATTGTGGTCGATGAAGCCATGAGAACCAGTGCCGAGAATGTGTATGCGATTGGTGACTGCGCCGAAATAGAGGGGCGTGTGATGGCTTATCTGCAACCCGCTATCTTGTCTGCGAACGTGTTGGCTAAGCAGCTCTCTATAGATAAAGATAAGATCATGGCGGGAGAAGGAAAGTTCAGCTTGCCTCACATCATTACTAAGGTAAAAACGCCAAGTTATCCAATTCAACTTGCTGGGCGTGATATTAAAACCGCGCAAAGCTGGGAAACGCGATTCGACCCGAAAGGTATTATCGCAAAAGGCTTTAATGAAGATGATCAGTTGGTTGGGTTCATTGTCACGGGAGAGCACACCAAAGCCGCTTTCCCTCTGCTTAAAGAGCTACAAGCCAGCTCACCCGCATAA
- the norV gene encoding anaerobic nitric oxide reductase flavorubredoxin, whose protein sequence is MTIHVKSNVHWVGVHDWETEHFHGKEYHMNKGTSYNSYLIREEKTVLVDTVDHRFTEQFLANLEMEIDINDIDYIICQHAEEDHSGALSALLAKIPNTPVYCTEAGVNSIVGHHHQPDWNFRTVKTGDTLDVGNGKQLIFVEMKMLHWPDSMATYLTGDEILFSNDAFGQHYCDENLFNDQLDQVELHDQCLRYFSNILTPFAPLVKAKIEEVLSLGVPIDVIATSHGCIWRDNATQIVEQYYEWSKAYKEDRITIVYDTMSNNTRMMADAIAKGIRKGSPETAIKVFNISKHDKNDILANIFRSKGVLVGSSTMNNVMMPQIAALLEEIHGLRFAEKRAAAFGSSGWTGGAVKRIDARLREANFEVSAPQHIHWKPDTDALRQCIDYGMTLAEVWRADETEVSQPKQVERNVQRIESAPTSTPTELKDTAEQNLEQTQDKPVHSADCTCWHCTVCEWVYDPQLGEPYQGVEPGTPWAQVPDDFLCPECHLGKEVFVEK, encoded by the coding sequence ATGACTATTCACGTTAAATCAAATGTTCATTGGGTTGGTGTCCACGACTGGGAAACCGAGCACTTTCACGGTAAGGAATACCACATGAACAAAGGTACCAGCTATAACTCGTACCTGATCCGTGAAGAGAAAACGGTGCTTGTCGATACCGTTGATCATCGCTTTACTGAGCAATTCCTTGCAAACCTTGAGATGGAAATCGACATCAATGACATCGACTACATCATTTGTCAGCATGCCGAGGAAGACCACTCTGGTGCCCTTTCTGCGCTATTAGCCAAAATTCCAAACACACCTGTTTACTGCACAGAAGCTGGTGTTAACTCGATTGTTGGCCATCACCACCAACCAGATTGGAACTTCAGAACCGTTAAAACCGGCGACACGCTCGATGTGGGTAATGGCAAGCAACTTATCTTTGTTGAGATGAAAATGCTGCACTGGCCTGACTCAATGGCGACCTACCTAACGGGCGATGAAATCCTGTTCAGTAATGATGCATTCGGCCAACACTACTGTGACGAGAACCTGTTCAACGACCAACTAGACCAAGTAGAACTGCACGATCAATGTCTGCGTTATTTCTCTAATATCCTGACGCCATTCGCGCCTCTAGTGAAAGCGAAGATTGAAGAAGTGTTGAGTTTAGGTGTACCGATCGATGTGATTGCGACTTCTCACGGTTGTATTTGGCGCGACAACGCGACTCAGATCGTTGAGCAATACTACGAATGGTCGAAAGCCTACAAAGAAGATCGCATCACTATTGTCTACGACACCATGTCGAACAACACTCGCATGATGGCTGACGCAATCGCAAAAGGGATCCGTAAAGGTAGCCCAGAAACGGCAATCAAGGTCTTCAATATCTCTAAGCACGACAAGAATGACATTCTTGCCAATATCTTCCGCTCAAAGGGCGTACTCGTTGGTTCATCAACCATGAATAACGTGATGATGCCGCAGATCGCAGCTTTGCTTGAAGAGATACACGGCCTGCGCTTTGCAGAAAAAAGAGCCGCAGCCTTCGGGTCTTCAGGTTGGACAGGTGGCGCAGTAAAACGCATCGATGCTCGCCTACGTGAAGCGAATTTCGAAGTCAGTGCACCACAACACATCCATTGGAAACCAGACACAGACGCCCTTCGCCAGTGCATCGATTACGGCATGACACTGGCTGAGGTTTGGCGTGCCGATGAAACTGAGGTTAGCCAACCTAAGCAAGTGGAGCGCAACGTACAACGCATTGAATCAGCACCGACAAGCACCCCAACAGAGCTAAAAGACACAGCAGAACAGAACCTAGAACAAACGCAAGATAAGCCTGTACATAGTGCAGATTGCACGTGCTGGCATTGCACTGTGTGTGAATGGGTGTACGACCCACAACTAGGCGAACCGTACCAAGGCGTTGAACCGGGAACACCATGGGCACAAGTACCTGATGATTTCCTTTGTCCAGAATGTCATTTAGGCAAAGAAGTGTTTGTGGAGAAGTAG
- a CDS encoding NAD(P)H-dependent oxidoreductase has product MTHPIITDLNTRYTAKKYDAEKRISAEDMEVIKEALRLSASSINSQPWKFIIIESDAAKQRFHNTFENMFQFNQPHAKEASHTILFAHDPKYTKEKFAKRADTEVSSGHLPAEMYEQFLGAYAFAEMNTDETGFNGNWTKSQVYIALGNTLHTLARLGIASTPMEGVDAAMIGEEFAEELEGHVVDVALAIGYHKDGEDYNHGKPKARLALDEVVTTL; this is encoded by the coding sequence ATGACTCATCCAATCATTACTGATCTAAACACTCGTTACACAGCTAAAAAATACGATGCAGAAAAACGCATCTCTGCGGAAGACATGGAAGTAATCAAAGAAGCACTTCGTTTGTCTGCTTCTTCAATTAACTCTCAGCCTTGGAAATTCATCATCATTGAGAGCGACGCAGCTAAACAGCGCTTCCATAACACTTTCGAGAACATGTTCCAGTTTAACCAACCACATGCGAAAGAAGCGTCACACACGATCCTGTTTGCTCATGATCCTAAGTACACTAAAGAGAAATTCGCTAAGCGTGCTGATACAGAAGTAAGCTCTGGTCACCTACCAGCTGAAATGTACGAGCAATTCCTAGGTGCTTACGCATTCGCAGAAATGAACACAGACGAAACAGGTTTCAACGGTAACTGGACTAAGTCTCAAGTTTACATCGCACTAGGTAACACACTGCACACACTAGCTCGTCTAGGCATCGCTTCAACTCCTATGGAAGGTGTAGACGCTGCTATGATCGGCGAAGAGTTTGCTGAAGAACTAGAAGGTCACGTTGTTGATGTAGCACTAGCTATCGGCTACCACAAAGACGGCGAAGACTACAACCACGGTAAACCAAAAGCGCGTCTAGCTCTTGATGAAGTGGTTACTACGTTATAA
- a CDS encoding glycerol kinase — MSDKISTSALAKQKGVEAKALFSDLKTAGYIVRSQERWVLTERGESFGGEYVEHKKFGVFIVWPEKLLIDLDSFAGKTLTATQLGHAFELSAKKINLLLNELGWIKKEEDGWHVTSTGLKAGGEQREDKTTENLFVVWHDSLVRNKRLKQSVVEFLGHDAESHSTDVSFSSFRQKFEAKHRTLDGHYVRSKGELIIDNWLYMAGVVHAYERPLPISKEVISDFYLPSGKVYIQFWGTDSAPIAEDKREATRKIYEEHGFGLIEITPEDIPNLDSVLPPLLRQYGIKAY; from the coding sequence ATGTCAGACAAAATTTCCACATCCGCACTCGCTAAACAAAAAGGCGTAGAAGCCAAAGCGCTATTTAGTGATCTAAAAACCGCTGGCTATATAGTACGTTCACAAGAGCGTTGGGTACTGACTGAGCGAGGGGAAAGTTTTGGTGGGGAATATGTCGAACACAAGAAGTTTGGTGTCTTTATTGTATGGCCAGAAAAACTGCTTATCGATTTGGACTCATTCGCTGGCAAAACATTAACCGCGACGCAACTTGGTCACGCCTTTGAGCTCAGCGCTAAGAAGATCAACTTATTGCTCAATGAACTTGGGTGGATAAAGAAAGAAGAAGATGGCTGGCACGTCACCTCAACAGGCTTAAAAGCCGGAGGTGAACAAAGAGAAGACAAAACGACTGAGAACTTATTCGTGGTGTGGCACGACTCGTTGGTCCGCAATAAACGATTAAAGCAATCCGTTGTCGAGTTCTTGGGCCACGATGCAGAAAGCCACTCGACCGATGTGTCGTTTTCTAGCTTCCGGCAGAAATTTGAGGCGAAACACCGAACCTTAGATGGGCACTATGTTCGTTCAAAGGGAGAGCTGATCATCGATAACTGGCTTTACATGGCAGGAGTGGTGCATGCGTATGAGCGTCCGCTGCCAATATCAAAAGAAGTGATCAGCGATTTTTATCTACCAAGTGGCAAGGTATACATCCAGTTCTGGGGAACCGACTCTGCCCCAATAGCAGAAGACAAACGTGAAGCGACGAGAAAAATCTATGAAGAGCATGGTTTTGGCTTAATCGAAATCACGCCAGAAGATATCCCCAACCTAGACAGCGTACTTCCGCCATTATTGCGTCAATATGGTATCAAGGCGTACTAA
- a CDS encoding PTS mannitol transporter subunit IICBA: MLSPEAKIKVQNFGRFLSNMVMPNIGAFIAWGFITALFIPTGWWPNETLASMVGPMITYLLPLLIGYTGGKMVGGDRGAVVGAITTMGVIVGTDIPMFMGAMIVGPLGGIAIKKFDEAVHGKVKSGFEMLVNNFSAGIIGMICAIIAFIVIGPAVKILSGGLAAGVNAMVEAGALPLASIFVEPAKILFLNNAINHGIFSPLGIQQSEEMGRSIFFLIEANPGPGFGLLLAYMVFGKGSAKQSAAGASIIHFLGGIHEIYFPYVLMNPRLILAVIAGGMAGVFTNVMFDSGLISPASPGSIFAVLLMTPKGSYIGVILSVIAATAVSFVVASILLKTSAQDDEEDSLEKASAQMKDMKASSKGAAAEANVNLADVKAVYVACDAGMGSSAMGAGLLRKKVATAGLDIEVTNYAINNLPADSQIVITHKDLTDRARSTVPGAMHMSLSNFLDGGVYDQLVAELVDAQSGETKVEAPAPAAAPAQEGNKLALTDDSIFLGLKATQKEDAIKFAGEQLVKLGNVSPEYVDGMFAREELVSTYLGESIAVPHGTIEAKQYVQKTGIVFCQYPEGIQWGEDEDDIAKMVIGIAAQGDEHNMVLMAITNSLDDEEAVECLQNTTNPADVLRILNGN, from the coding sequence ATGTTATCACCAGAAGCAAAGATTAAGGTTCAAAACTTTGGTCGTTTCTTATCCAATATGGTAATGCCAAACATCGGCGCATTTATTGCGTGGGGTTTCATTACTGCACTATTCATCCCAACGGGTTGGTGGCCTAACGAAACGTTAGCATCAATGGTTGGTCCTATGATTACATACCTACTGCCACTATTGATTGGTTACACCGGTGGTAAAATGGTTGGTGGTGACCGCGGTGCGGTAGTGGGCGCTATCACAACAATGGGTGTTATCGTTGGTACTGATATCCCAATGTTCATGGGTGCAATGATTGTAGGTCCACTAGGTGGTATCGCAATTAAGAAATTCGATGAAGCTGTTCACGGTAAAGTGAAGAGTGGTTTCGAAATGCTAGTGAACAACTTCTCTGCGGGTATCATCGGCATGATCTGTGCGATCATCGCGTTCATCGTGATTGGTCCTGCGGTTAAGATTCTGTCTGGCGGACTTGCGGCTGGTGTAAACGCAATGGTAGAAGCAGGCGCACTACCTCTAGCATCTATCTTTGTTGAACCTGCGAAAATCCTATTCCTAAACAACGCAATCAACCACGGTATCTTCTCTCCACTAGGTATCCAGCAATCTGAAGAGATGGGTCGTTCTATCTTCTTCCTAATCGAAGCAAACCCAGGTCCTGGTTTTGGTCTTCTACTTGCTTACATGGTGTTTGGTAAAGGTAGCGCGAAGCAATCTGCTGCTGGTGCATCTATCATCCACTTCCTAGGTGGTATCCACGAAATTTACTTCCCTTACGTTCTAATGAACCCACGTCTAATTCTTGCGGTAATCGCAGGTGGTATGGCTGGCGTATTCACTAACGTAATGTTCGATTCTGGCCTTATCTCTCCAGCATCTCCAGGTTCTATCTTCGCCGTCTTACTGATGACGCCAAAAGGCTCTTACATCGGCGTGATTCTATCGGTTATCGCAGCAACTGCAGTATCGTTTGTTGTAGCGTCAATCCTTCTAAAAACATCAGCACAAGATGATGAGGAAGATTCACTAGAGAAAGCTTCAGCACAAATGAAAGACATGAAAGCGTCTTCTAAAGGTGCAGCAGCAGAAGCAAACGTAAACCTAGCGGATGTAAAAGCAGTTTATGTAGCGTGTGATGCGGGTATGGGTTCAAGTGCAATGGGTGCAGGTCTACTCCGTAAGAAAGTAGCAACAGCTGGCCTAGACATTGAAGTGACCAACTACGCAATCAACAACCTACCAGCTGATTCGCAAATCGTTATTACGCATAAAGACCTAACAGACCGTGCTCGTAGCACTGTGCCAGGTGCGATGCATATGTCTCTAAGCAACTTCCTAGACGGCGGCGTATACGACCAACTAGTTGCTGAGCTTGTCGATGCTCAAAGTGGTGAAACGAAAGTAGAAGCTCCGGCTCCTGCAGCAGCGCCAGCTCAAGAAGGCAACAAGCTTGCACTTACTGACGACAGCATCTTCCTTGGCCTTAAAGCGACTCAAAAAGAAGACGCAATCAAGTTTGCTGGCGAACAATTAGTAAAACTTGGCAACGTATCACCAGAATATGTAGATGGCATGTTTGCTCGTGAAGAGCTTGTGTCTACTTACCTAGGTGAGTCTATCGCAGTACCACACGGCACAATCGAAGCGAAACAGTACGTACAAAAAACCGGCATCGTTTTCTGTCAGTACCCTGAAGGTATTCAATGGGGCGAAGATGAAGACGATATCGCGAAAATGGTTATCGGTATTGCCGCACAAGGCGATGAGCACAACATGGTGCTGATGGCTATTACCAATTCACTCGATGATGAAGAAGCTGTGGAATGCCTACAGAACACAACAAACCCTGCTGATGTTCTACGTATTCTCAACGGAAACTAA